In a single window of the Polynucleobacter sp. MWH-UH24A genome:
- a CDS encoding RsmB/NOP family class I SAM-dependent RNA methyltransferase yields MTRSSPTASKRITREKQYAKSKDAKAPVLINPQGQKNYSHAKALPQHVFHLEQLLPELLQFDQPADRVVSRYFRAHPKLGNRDRALIAEAAFSVLRRKQEFSQFAASGSGSLARRLALLGLVSALSEGGLGSANRLESALADLAFVVQKEEYEWLSRFGQVDRDALGRLVKHNLPEWLWDTLVRSLGEEEGSRLAESLMKPAPLDLRVNTLKTSRDQLLMQMNQSASRFEAHPTPYSQEGIRIFGKPALQSSSWMKDGLFEVQDEGSQILCHLLDPKRGEMVVDFCAGAGGKTLALGAMMRNTGRLYAFDTSERRLANLKPRLARSGLSNVHPMWIDSEKDPRIKRLAGKIDRVLVDAPCSGLGTLRRNPDLKWRQTPAEIAKLAPTQLAILESAARLLKPGGRLVYATCSLLDQENQELVNLFLEKHPDIVLLSAKEALGHHFLHDGIPIGTCNDKPWWQLFPSKHGTDGFFGAIMQRKP; encoded by the coding sequence ATGACGCGATCCTCCCCAACTGCTTCAAAGCGGATTACTAGAGAAAAGCAGTATGCGAAAAGTAAGGATGCGAAAGCGCCTGTGCTGATTAATCCACAGGGACAAAAGAATTACTCTCATGCAAAGGCACTGCCTCAGCATGTTTTCCATCTTGAACAATTACTGCCTGAGTTATTGCAGTTTGATCAACCAGCCGATCGTGTTGTCAGTCGTTACTTTCGGGCCCATCCGAAATTGGGTAATCGGGATCGCGCCTTAATTGCCGAAGCGGCCTTTTCAGTATTACGTCGTAAACAGGAGTTTTCTCAATTTGCGGCCAGTGGCTCTGGCTCGTTAGCTCGACGCTTGGCCTTGCTGGGCCTTGTTTCAGCCTTATCCGAAGGGGGGCTTGGTTCCGCAAATCGACTAGAAAGTGCACTTGCAGATTTAGCCTTTGTTGTGCAAAAAGAAGAGTACGAATGGCTGAGTCGTTTTGGTCAAGTCGATCGCGATGCATTAGGGCGATTGGTCAAACATAACTTACCGGAATGGCTTTGGGATACCTTGGTACGATCTCTTGGCGAGGAAGAGGGTAGTCGCCTGGCAGAGTCTCTCATGAAACCGGCACCATTGGATTTGCGCGTGAATACATTAAAGACCTCACGCGATCAATTACTAATGCAAATGAATCAAAGTGCAAGTCGCTTTGAGGCGCATCCTACGCCTTACTCTCAAGAGGGAATTCGTATTTTTGGAAAGCCTGCTTTACAAAGTTCGAGCTGGATGAAGGACGGCTTGTTTGAGGTTCAGGATGAGGGTAGCCAAATCCTATGCCACCTATTAGATCCAAAGCGCGGTGAGATGGTGGTTGATTTTTGTGCCGGGGCCGGTGGCAAGACCTTGGCCTTGGGCGCCATGATGCGTAATACCGGACGTCTGTACGCATTTGACACCTCTGAGAGGCGCTTGGCGAACTTAAAACCGCGCCTAGCCCGCAGTGGTTTATCCAATGTGCACCCCATGTGGATCGATAGTGAGAAAGACCCCAGAATTAAGCGCCTTGCCGGAAAAATTGACCGCGTTCTAGTTGATGCCCCCTGCAGTGGTTTGGGGACCTTGCGACGCAATCCTGACCTAAAGTGGCGCCAGACACCCGCTGAGATCGCTAAATTAGCCCCTACCCAACTAGCCATTTTGGAATCAGCGGCGCGCTTACTGAAGCCAGGTGGTCGCCTGGTTTATGCCACCTGCAGTCTTTTAGATCAAGAAAATCAAGAACTTGTAAACCTTTTTCTAGAAAAACACCCCGATATTGTCCTTTTATCCGCCAAGGAGGCCCTAGGCCATCATTTTTTACATGATGGAATTCCGATCGGCACCTGCAACGATAAGCCTTGGTGGCAACTTTTTCCCTCAAAGCATGGAACCGACGGATTTTTTGGGGCAATTATGCAGCGAAAGCCTTAA
- the purN gene encoding phosphoribosylglycinamide formyltransferase, which translates to MHSIVSLISGRGSNFEAIYKAAQTKSWDVRFTGLIANQPEAKGLVFAKSVGIPTAVIDHRAYPSREAFDRALMQQIDAFSADLVVLAGFMRILTPGLIEHYEGRMMNIHPSLLPRFPGLHTHERALEAGDRVHGATVHFVSAGVDEGPIICQSEVPVLPTDTPSELAARVLKTEHQIYPLAVEWFIQGRLQITGNRVRVDPPELQYIPFP; encoded by the coding sequence ATGCATTCAATCGTTTCTTTAATTTCAGGACGTGGCTCTAATTTCGAGGCAATTTATAAGGCCGCTCAAACTAAATCCTGGGATGTGCGATTTACGGGCTTAATTGCGAATCAGCCCGAGGCCAAGGGACTCGTATTTGCAAAGTCAGTTGGTATTCCTACCGCAGTGATTGATCACCGGGCTTACCCAAGTCGGGAGGCATTTGATCGGGCGCTCATGCAACAAATTGATGCCTTTAGCGCCGATCTCGTTGTTCTGGCTGGTTTCATGAGAATTCTAACCCCAGGCCTGATTGAACATTATGAGGGACGCATGATGAATATTCACCCCTCATTGTTGCCACGCTTTCCTGGCTTGCATACCCATGAAAGAGCCTTGGAAGCTGGGGATCGGGTCCATGGTGCCACCGTTCACTTTGTTAGTGCCGGCGTGGATGAGGGCCCCATTATTTGTCAAAGTGAAGTTCCCGTTCTACCCACTGATACACCAAGCGAATTAGCGGCACGTGTTTTAAAGACGGAGCATCAAATCTATCCATTAGCAGTTGAATGGTTTATTCAGGGACGTTTGCAAATCACCGGTAATCGTGTGAGGGTTGATCCGCCTGAGTTACAGTACATTCCTTTTCCATAA
- a CDS encoding bifunctional riboflavin kinase/FAD synthetase, whose amino-acid sequence MKVFRRLKPTATQAPCALTIGNFDGVHRGHQALLHKLVEGAHTRHLNSCVLTFEPHPREFFSPHDAPPRIQNIRDKLMALKQYEVDTIAIEEFNQAFSQLSPTEFVQEILIRKLNTKWLLIGDDFCYGAKRAGNFESLVAAGKQFGFEVSRIPSVLETEERISSSLLRQALEHGDMKRAEQLLGRPFSISGHVLYGKQLGRTLGFPTLNLAVCTRYPKGKPVTSGIFVSQVHGLGNQPLPAVSSLGVRPSVESSGQVLLETHVFDFNQSVYGQVVCVELLARLHEERKYPDLITLQAAIQDDAQKARQYFLKKNLYV is encoded by the coding sequence GTGAAGGTATTTCGAAGACTTAAGCCCACCGCAACCCAGGCCCCATGCGCCCTAACCATTGGAAACTTCGATGGCGTGCATCGCGGCCACCAAGCCTTACTCCACAAGTTGGTTGAGGGTGCACACACTCGTCATTTGAATTCTTGCGTCCTAACCTTTGAACCTCACCCGCGAGAGTTTTTTTCGCCACACGATGCACCACCCCGAATTCAAAACATTCGTGACAAATTAATGGCCTTAAAGCAATACGAAGTCGATACGATTGCGATTGAAGAATTTAATCAAGCCTTCTCCCAACTCAGTCCCACTGAGTTTGTGCAAGAGATATTAATTCGAAAACTAAATACCAAATGGTTACTGATTGGCGATGACTTTTGCTATGGCGCCAAACGCGCAGGTAATTTTGAGAGCTTGGTTGCCGCTGGCAAACAGTTTGGTTTTGAGGTCAGTCGCATCCCTAGCGTTCTCGAAACTGAAGAACGTATCTCGTCTTCGCTTCTTCGACAAGCCCTTGAGCATGGCGATATGAAGCGCGCAGAGCAACTGCTCGGTCGCCCCTTTTCAATTTCGGGTCACGTCTTGTATGGCAAACAATTAGGGCGCACACTTGGATTCCCCACCTTAAATTTAGCCGTTTGCACACGTTACCCAAAAGGCAAGCCCGTAACCAGCGGAATTTTTGTTAGTCAGGTACATGGCTTGGGTAACCAACCCTTACCTGCTGTCTCGAGTCTGGGGGTGCGGCCCTCCGTCGAGAGTAGCGGCCAAGTTCTTTTAGAGACTCATGTCTTTGATTTCAACCAATCCGTCTATGGGCAAGTGGTTTGCGTAGAATTACTAGCTCGACTGCATGAAGAACGAAAATACCCTGATCTAATCACCCTACAAGCTGCTATTCAAGATGATGCCCAAAAGGCTCGTCAATACTTTCTAAAGAAAAATCTGTATGTCTGA